A window of the Pseudomonas gozinkensis genome harbors these coding sequences:
- a CDS encoding helix-turn-helix domain-containing protein — MKIQLSTDCVKPKERSAYWQEVVSKTFVPLECQLSDPETFQGSIKACQVGGLSVVDISAHQQTVVRNVRSLGSSNDEFVLVGLGREGRSRFTQEGREANIEAGDFTIYDTRRPYCLQFDGAFRQTVVQIPRNSLKQRVAHLEYLTALPMSRNDPLERMVFDFFLGLAALDNQLNAHQQMRLSEQGIDLLAMALSQRAEGQVAQGSQRTTLLFRIKDYVHAHLSNSDLTLAEVSRQFSISTRYISSLFQMEQTSFSRYLLDVRLKHCARDLRDTALENRQISEIAYQWGFGDMAYFSRAFRARFGLPAREYRRG; from the coding sequence ATGAAAATTCAATTAAGCACCGACTGTGTGAAGCCTAAGGAGCGGTCTGCCTACTGGCAGGAAGTGGTGAGCAAAACGTTCGTTCCCTTGGAGTGCCAGTTAAGCGATCCAGAGACCTTTCAGGGCAGTATCAAAGCATGCCAAGTAGGCGGTTTGTCAGTGGTTGATATCAGCGCACACCAACAAACAGTGGTTCGCAATGTACGTAGCCTTGGCTCCAGTAATGATGAGTTCGTGTTGGTCGGCCTAGGCCGCGAGGGCCGCTCACGCTTCACGCAGGAAGGTCGCGAAGCCAACATCGAGGCCGGGGACTTCACCATCTACGACACTCGCCGTCCATATTGTTTGCAATTTGATGGTGCATTCCGCCAGACCGTGGTGCAGATCCCTAGGAACAGCCTGAAACAGCGCGTTGCGCACCTTGAGTACCTCACAGCACTACCAATGTCACGAAACGACCCATTGGAGCGGATGGTGTTCGATTTTTTTCTTGGGCTGGCTGCTCTAGATAATCAGCTGAACGCTCACCAGCAGATGAGGTTGAGCGAACAGGGCATAGACTTGTTGGCGATGGCCTTGTCTCAACGAGCTGAGGGGCAGGTTGCACAGGGTTCGCAGCGTACGACTCTGTTATTTCGTATTAAGGACTACGTGCACGCGCATTTGAGTAATTCTGACTTGACGCTGGCTGAAGTCAGCAGGCAGTTCAGCATCAGCACGCGTTACATCAGTAGTCTGTTCCAGATGGAGCAAACCTCGTTCAGTCGCTACCTACTGGACGTTCGTCTGAAACACTGCGCTCGCGACTTACGTGACACTGCGCTGGAGAACCGTCAGATCAGCGAAATTGCCTACCAATGGGGATTTGGCGATATGGCGTATTTCAGCAGGGCTTTTCGTGCACGCTTTGGCCTACCTGCGCGGGAATATCGACGCGGATAA
- a CDS encoding MbcA/ParS/Xre antitoxin family protein, with translation MAHLNALTEHTGSQCLLKNDEDSQSSIRDFSKSESNALIEGPFMDSKQNSGQDSMAIELIQRQAEQVFGSKVKANHWLSLTTVKGSDSSRLQMAYTEQGFKRVKAELERLSHGFTC, from the coding sequence TTGGCGCATTTAAATGCGCTAACTGAACACACAGGCTCTCAATGCCTACTAAAGAATGACGAAGACTCCCAGTCAAGCATCCGGGATTTTTCAAAGTCTGAATCGAATGCTTTGATCGAGGGGCCTTTTATGGACTCAAAGCAAAATTCCGGTCAAGACTCGATGGCCATTGAGCTGATACAACGCCAAGCCGAGCAGGTTTTTGGCAGCAAAGTGAAGGCCAATCATTGGCTGAGTCTGACGACAGTCAAGGGCAGTGACAGCTCACGCCTGCAAATGGCTTACACTGAACAAGGATTCAAACGTGTAAAGGCTGAACTTGAAAGGCTCAGTCACGGATTTACCTGTTAA
- a CDS encoding helix-turn-helix domain-containing protein — protein MGTFGKRLKEARKIRGFSQERLGIEAGIEPATASARMSQYEKGVHQPSESIVKQIAAVLNLPVPYFYCEDDETAHLLQCFHCLKKDDRKQVIDLVESLALRR, from the coding sequence ATGGGTACGTTTGGCAAGCGGTTAAAAGAAGCGCGCAAGATCAGAGGTTTTTCACAGGAGCGTTTGGGGATCGAGGCGGGCATTGAGCCGGCGACAGCTTCTGCGAGGATGTCTCAGTACGAGAAGGGCGTTCACCAGCCTAGTGAAAGCATCGTGAAGCAGATCGCTGCTGTGCTGAATTTGCCGGTGCCGTATTTTTACTGCGAGGATGATGAGACGGCGCACCTGCTGCAGTGTTTTCACTGTCTGAAAAAAGATGATCGGAAGCAGGTGATCGATTTGGTTGAAAGTCTTGCTTTGCGGAGGTGA
- a CDS encoding AAA family ATPase, whose translation MKRLLLLSGPIASGKTSVSASLQERHGFVSISSGTFLRAQLVARNEPLDRSNLQELGDSLDRATDFSWLIESVASPAIEARPDVDNWLLDAVRKHRQVELFRLRFGDVVRHVHIVAPESVLEQRYAARGAALLDEYQVSVQHPNEQSARSLAGFADKVLDTQQHTSSEVADQIIGIWEK comes from the coding sequence ATGAAGCGACTACTTCTTTTAAGCGGCCCGATAGCCAGTGGCAAGACTTCAGTGTCTGCCTCGCTACAAGAGCGCCATGGGTTTGTTTCCATCAGTAGTGGCACCTTTCTGCGGGCTCAGTTGGTTGCCCGAAATGAGCCACTTGATCGTAGTAATCTCCAAGAACTCGGTGACTCCCTAGACAGGGCCACTGATTTTTCCTGGCTCATTGAGTCTGTCGCAAGTCCAGCCATCGAAGCCCGACCAGATGTTGATAACTGGCTCCTGGATGCAGTTCGGAAACACCGGCAAGTGGAGTTGTTCAGGCTCCGTTTCGGGGATGTGGTGAGGCACGTGCACATTGTCGCGCCAGAGTCTGTTCTGGAGCAGAGATACGCTGCACGTGGTGCAGCTCTTCTTGATGAGTATCAAGTGAGCGTACAGCACCCTAACGAGCAGAGCGCTCGTTCGCTTGCAGGTTTTGCGGACAAAGTTCTAGACACTCAACAACACACCTCATCGGAAGTTGCAGATCAGATAATAGGCATCTGGGAGAAGTAG
- a CDS encoding adenylosuccinate synthetase yields METRQIVVISGKTCSGKSGLANLLERQFGFAVVCDRRAIEDVEWRLRMDQPDILDRRRDLDQGTHEQWMLLETQAMCASEGDDRPLVVDHLDTLAQVLQFRQAFGANLVHVHLYASDPTLQGRYAKRIEGQTSPPAYEDVNQLKDPDEIEALKQDADVRIYTERSDSEDTLVRVAARLHLFTPPEIRCVDVLIGGQYGSEGKGNIVAYLAREYDVMVRVGGPNAGHTVASAAGTFTYHHLPSGSREVTARLLLGPGMTIRLPGLLKEIEACGIGVDRLFIDPQATIIEDEDIETEKEGHLVSTIASTGSGSGAAAARRILSRGKKIRLARDVDELRPYVGMPGKYHGCTSDRLEEAYRNGNSILLEGTQGSGLSIFHGDYPHVTSRDTNVAGCLAEAGISPSRIRKILMVIRPMPIRVGDPDGDQGHTSGTLKHPTTFDDIAKFACLEADALNAAEKTSTTHRNRKVGWFEWDQFRKACALNAPTDIVLTFADYLKSTNRNARRFEQLDSDTIKFVEELERVSQAPVSLINTRFTRDPDPSDLRSLIDRRNWTARSGRR; encoded by the coding sequence ATGGAAACTCGGCAGATTGTAGTGATCAGTGGCAAGACCTGTAGCGGCAAGAGTGGATTAGCCAATTTGTTGGAAAGGCAGTTTGGCTTCGCCGTGGTTTGTGATCGTCGAGCCATTGAAGATGTCGAGTGGCGCCTTCGAATGGATCAGCCGGACATTCTTGATCGGCGACGTGATTTGGATCAGGGAACGCATGAGCAGTGGATGCTTCTGGAAACCCAGGCGATGTGCGCGAGTGAGGGCGATGATCGACCATTAGTCGTTGATCACCTTGATACGCTGGCCCAGGTGCTGCAGTTTCGACAGGCTTTCGGTGCCAACCTGGTACATGTGCACCTCTACGCTAGCGATCCCACGCTTCAGGGGCGTTACGCCAAGCGTATTGAAGGGCAAACCAGCCCTCCAGCCTACGAGGATGTGAATCAGCTCAAGGATCCGGATGAGATCGAAGCGCTCAAACAGGATGCAGACGTTCGCATCTACACCGAACGCTCAGATTCCGAGGACACATTGGTGCGGGTCGCCGCTCGCTTGCATCTCTTCACACCGCCTGAAATTCGATGTGTAGATGTTCTCATTGGCGGTCAGTACGGAAGCGAGGGCAAAGGCAATATCGTCGCTTACCTGGCCCGCGAGTACGATGTCATGGTTCGCGTCGGTGGCCCCAACGCTGGGCACACCGTGGCGAGTGCCGCCGGTACGTTTACCTATCATCATCTTCCCTCAGGGTCGCGTGAAGTGACTGCACGACTACTCCTTGGCCCTGGCATGACTATCAGGTTGCCGGGGCTTTTGAAGGAGATTGAAGCTTGCGGTATCGGCGTAGACCGGTTGTTCATCGATCCTCAAGCAACCATTATTGAAGATGAAGACATCGAGACGGAGAAGGAGGGGCATCTGGTGTCAACCATCGCCTCTACTGGAAGCGGAAGTGGGGCAGCGGCTGCGCGGCGTATTCTGAGCAGAGGTAAAAAGATAAGGCTCGCGCGGGATGTTGATGAGCTTCGCCCTTACGTGGGGATGCCTGGAAAATATCACGGATGCACATCAGACAGGCTGGAAGAGGCCTACCGCAACGGTAACTCCATTCTGCTGGAAGGAACCCAGGGGAGCGGACTGAGTATTTTCCACGGTGACTATCCGCATGTGACGTCCAGGGACACGAATGTTGCAGGATGCCTCGCTGAAGCGGGGATATCACCCAGCAGAATTCGCAAGATCCTTATGGTCATTCGACCTATGCCTATCCGCGTCGGCGATCCGGATGGGGATCAGGGACACACTTCTGGGACGCTCAAGCATCCGACGACTTTCGACGACATTGCGAAGTTCGCATGTCTCGAAGCGGACGCTTTGAACGCTGCCGAGAAAACCTCCACCACTCACCGTAACCGTAAAGTTGGCTGGTTCGAATGGGATCAGTTTCGCAAAGCCTGCGCGCTGAATGCCCCGACTGACATCGTTCTGACTTTTGCAGATTACCTCAAGTCGACGAATCGTAATGCTCGTCGGTTCGAGCAGCTTGATTCTGACACGATCAAATTCGTGGAGGAGCTTGAGCGAGTGTCTCAAGCACCTGTCTCGCTGATTAACACTCGCTTTACCAGAGACCCGGATCCCAGCGATTTACGTTCGCTGATTGATCGGCGCAACTGGACGGCGCGTTCTGGCAGGAGATAA
- a CDS encoding DUF7002 family protein, translating into MDLNKLIELYPRVYHMAERGAWDSIRTQGLMSATAVLDHLAIEGDDRARFESEHRNQKMDVRAGHPSNIVLRDQKPMPEGRLIQALTDGTTPRQWYELINHKVFFWAEEHRLHRLLGARDYRRLEHDVLTLNSATFIPAYAQAIWLCHMNSGNTWPMPHRRGTEIFRRIPDYPVGRSGKPIKAVVELVVDYSVPNIAEYVVEVRRMRGSEVLEVIG; encoded by the coding sequence ATGGATCTAAACAAGCTAATCGAGCTTTATCCTCGGGTTTACCATATGGCTGAGCGCGGAGCTTGGGACAGTATTCGTACCCAAGGGCTGATGAGCGCAACGGCAGTCCTTGATCATCTCGCCATCGAAGGGGATGACCGCGCCCGGTTCGAGAGCGAGCACCGTAACCAGAAGATGGATGTGAGGGCAGGGCACCCTTCCAACATTGTGCTTCGTGATCAAAAGCCCATGCCTGAGGGCAGACTGATACAGGCCCTCACGGATGGGACAACACCGCGACAGTGGTATGAGTTGATCAACCACAAGGTCTTCTTTTGGGCAGAGGAGCATAGACTGCATCGACTGCTCGGCGCTCGCGATTACCGCAGGCTCGAACATGATGTCCTGACGCTGAATTCGGCGACTTTCATCCCGGCGTATGCCCAAGCCATTTGGCTGTGTCATATGAACTCAGGCAATACTTGGCCTATGCCGCATCGTCGCGGCACAGAGATCTTCCGTAGAATTCCGGATTATCCTGTAGGGCGTTCAGGCAAACCGATCAAAGCGGTGGTCGAGTTGGTTGTTGATTACTCCGTCCCCAACATTGCTGAGTATGTGGTGGAAGTTCGGCGAATGCGGGGTAGTGAGGTCTTGGAGGTCATTGGTTAG
- a CDS encoding NUDIX hydrolase, producing the protein MPRRRLASRILLISPDHRLLLFKINYKTGALAGMSYWATPGGQLRRDESFEEAAVRELQEETGVDVQSVGSCIARREFLWQMPDGEPVLAVEKYYAVYARTEKCSSAAWSDQERSVVCEVRWWSETELSRCDEDIYPPDLTSLFAEALLTGGG; encoded by the coding sequence ATGCCACGACGCCGTTTAGCCTCACGCATATTGTTGATCAGCCCGGATCATCGACTGCTGCTTTTCAAGATCAATTACAAGACCGGTGCTTTGGCGGGGATGAGCTACTGGGCGACACCTGGCGGACAACTCAGACGGGATGAGTCTTTTGAGGAGGCGGCAGTGCGCGAGCTCCAGGAAGAGACCGGTGTTGATGTCCAATCCGTTGGCTCATGCATCGCACGCAGAGAGTTCCTATGGCAAATGCCCGATGGGGAGCCTGTGCTCGCGGTCGAGAAGTACTACGCGGTGTATGCCCGCACCGAGAAGTGCTCCTCTGCCGCATGGAGTGATCAGGAGCGCAGCGTCGTGTGTGAAGTGAGGTGGTGGTCGGAAACAGAACTGTCGAGGTGTGACGAGGATATTTACCCACCGGATCTGACGAGTCTGTTCGCCGAGGCATTGCTCACCGGCGGTGGGTGA
- a CDS encoding Mov34/MPN/PAD-1 family protein, which yields MILTAPELPELYILVESSVLDVICAYRQDSRKKQEAGGTLMGYRSGQHLHVLYATVPMPLDKCSRISFERLDPGHQLAVTKAWKESQGRVDYLGDWHTHPQLNPSPSGIDYTEWAKLGSTLNKPLLFLIVGERAKIFAAYHTDQNAVPLTSGE from the coding sequence ATGATCCTGACGGCCCCCGAGTTGCCTGAGTTGTACATTCTCGTCGAGAGCAGTGTGCTCGACGTGATCTGTGCTTACCGCCAGGACAGTAGAAAGAAACAAGAAGCCGGAGGCACGCTGATGGGATACAGATCGGGCCAGCATCTTCATGTCCTTTACGCGACCGTGCCAATGCCTTTGGACAAGTGTTCACGCATCAGCTTTGAACGCCTGGATCCAGGTCATCAGCTTGCCGTGACGAAGGCGTGGAAAGAAAGCCAGGGTCGTGTTGATTACCTCGGCGACTGGCACACTCATCCACAATTGAACCCATCGCCTTCTGGAATTGATTACACGGAATGGGCGAAGCTCGGCTCGACCCTGAATAAACCTCTGCTCTTCTTGATTGTAGGAGAGCGTGCGAAAATTTTTGCGGCTTATCACACTGACCAGAATGCTGTACCGCTGACTAGTGGCGAATGA
- a CDS encoding ThiF family adenylyltransferase has protein sequence MEFEGLGDVLRYLHGLGFKARPTKNGVRRFLGTLKSIAGLVPVELAIADWDFLVYPKIRITEKPSFLPARMAHGIVGGDFCYLAEGSVVLDRYNPAGAVAFCLQQATSLIDQLISNPAQSEADIQIEFQSYWTGSSAGTVLPIGLSELSSDANEAQVYRLSPRAPFGDIVTTNKAAVDRMALSWGATAQPLEARCCWLFRTTAAPVASSALPWSVKETLSWLKTWDSSLYAAIQKRIESDKSILDSSRIYILIDSPVGWIGFGFTVNRRYITKATTKGTAGSRRLAGKAYRQYLHGFGGSDKIVRLYTTDLSSEFVHTRNLAGSLKKGLAGLKIALLGCGSIGGYVAQAMTRLGAGTDGGVLMLIDNQLLQPDNIGRHALGFNALLKRKSQALKDELDLQFPYSTIESRPIAITPKLDYTSFDLLINATGEEPLSEMLNALRISNDAAFPPILHAWIKGNGECVQALWTDSLKHGCFRCLRRYEPGSEMAERFQVLKHEVEKGFRACQHFTPYAVSASLSAAALVTDMLIDWKKNGSPSPRFRTRAVENADTYKIKNQDITPLSGCPACGTK, from the coding sequence ATGGAATTCGAAGGCCTTGGCGATGTGCTTCGCTACCTGCATGGACTGGGCTTCAAAGCCCGTCCCACCAAGAATGGGGTTCGCCGATTTCTTGGTACGTTAAAGTCCATCGCCGGGCTGGTTCCAGTCGAACTTGCGATTGCCGACTGGGATTTTCTTGTCTACCCGAAAATCCGTATTACGGAAAAGCCCTCCTTTTTGCCGGCCCGAATGGCGCATGGAATCGTTGGAGGTGATTTCTGCTACCTGGCCGAAGGCTCCGTGGTGCTTGATCGATACAACCCGGCTGGAGCCGTCGCGTTTTGCTTGCAGCAAGCTACCAGCCTGATCGACCAACTCATTAGCAACCCAGCTCAAAGTGAAGCGGATATTCAAATAGAGTTTCAGTCGTATTGGACTGGGTCGAGTGCCGGGACAGTGCTCCCAATTGGCTTATCTGAGTTGTCATCAGACGCTAATGAGGCGCAGGTTTACAGGCTGTCACCCAGAGCCCCATTTGGCGACATCGTTACCACCAATAAGGCTGCGGTGGATCGCATGGCACTTTCTTGGGGGGCCACTGCACAACCGCTGGAGGCACGATGCTGCTGGCTTTTCAGAACAACTGCCGCGCCAGTTGCGTCATCAGCACTGCCTTGGTCGGTGAAAGAGACCTTAAGCTGGCTAAAAACGTGGGACAGCTCTCTCTACGCTGCAATTCAGAAAAGGATCGAATCTGACAAATCGATCTTGGATTCCAGCCGTATTTACATCCTCATCGATTCACCGGTGGGTTGGATCGGTTTCGGCTTTACCGTGAACCGGCGCTACATCACTAAAGCAACCACCAAAGGGACTGCCGGCAGCCGCCGATTGGCCGGGAAGGCGTACCGTCAATACCTTCATGGATTCGGTGGTTCCGACAAAATAGTTCGCCTGTACACCACAGATCTCAGTTCCGAGTTTGTGCACACGCGAAACCTGGCCGGTTCACTGAAAAAGGGGTTGGCCGGGCTGAAAATCGCTCTCCTTGGTTGCGGATCGATTGGTGGTTATGTCGCTCAAGCGATGACTCGACTGGGCGCTGGAACAGACGGCGGCGTGCTCATGCTGATCGACAATCAATTACTTCAGCCGGACAATATAGGTCGCCACGCTCTTGGGTTCAACGCGCTGCTCAAGCGAAAATCTCAGGCGCTCAAGGATGAACTTGATCTGCAGTTTCCCTACAGCACTATCGAGTCGCGTCCCATTGCGATTACACCGAAGCTCGATTACACCAGCTTTGATCTGCTCATCAATGCGACCGGCGAGGAGCCTCTCTCAGAAATGTTGAATGCGCTACGCATCAGCAATGACGCGGCATTCCCGCCTATCTTGCATGCATGGATCAAAGGTAATGGCGAATGTGTTCAAGCCTTGTGGACGGACTCATTGAAACACGGATGCTTTCGCTGCTTGCGGCGGTACGAGCCCGGAAGCGAAATGGCAGAGCGGTTCCAAGTACTCAAGCACGAAGTGGAGAAAGGCTTTCGCGCCTGCCAACATTTTACGCCGTACGCCGTGTCTGCATCGCTGTCCGCTGCTGCCCTTGTCACGGACATGTTGATTGACTGGAAAAAGAACGGCAGCCCAAGCCCAAGGTTTCGAACCCGGGCAGTGGAAAACGCAGACACCTACAAAATAAAGAACCAAGACATCACTCCGTTGAGTGGCTGCCCTGCATGCGGAACGAAATGA
- a CDS encoding CBASS cGAMP synthase: MLNLTKLYFSSVDDVVFSDKIAPTDEQRDFLTQCRTKIREYLKPAIANATVAVLGMEKRVEPRFRTQGSWAYKTCIQPAHPDKQETDLDYGVYLPVDVWQENGPPAAMAKKYFDLVETLLQVLCVQEGWKLITGAGAKDTCIRIDVASWAHIDIPLYAAPIEEFNKVVERTVVLSNERRTAVMDSVSSNEAYEILAKAKAQTWDDLDTIMLASRSGLWRASDPEDVAKWIKDQVARFGDLGNQFLRVCRYAKAWRDFHWEIGGPTSISLMIAIAQNFEGKRGRDDIAFEHAANALSIALSTEIREPGIDDGVEDFNRLDQEKREYASSKAQDLAAALKRAKGCQEYQKHLALQITTGQLGGRIPSNTDLIDVESATEIVRSTAPAVVPAPRVPNTSAG; this comes from the coding sequence ATGCTGAACCTTACGAAGCTCTATTTTTCTTCCGTCGACGACGTGGTTTTCAGCGACAAAATCGCGCCCACTGACGAGCAGCGTGATTTTCTTACCCAGTGTCGCACGAAAATTCGCGAGTACTTGAAGCCCGCGATTGCCAACGCGACCGTCGCTGTTTTGGGCATGGAAAAGCGTGTGGAGCCTCGGTTCAGGACGCAAGGTTCCTGGGCCTATAAAACCTGCATCCAACCCGCACACCCTGACAAGCAGGAAACCGACCTCGATTATGGCGTCTACCTGCCCGTCGATGTTTGGCAGGAAAACGGCCCGCCGGCCGCGATGGCCAAAAAGTACTTCGACCTGGTTGAAACACTCCTTCAGGTGCTGTGTGTTCAGGAAGGCTGGAAGCTGATTACAGGCGCTGGGGCCAAGGACACCTGCATCCGGATAGATGTCGCTTCGTGGGCCCACATTGACATCCCGCTGTACGCCGCCCCGATCGAGGAGTTCAACAAGGTTGTCGAACGCACGGTCGTGCTCAGCAACGAACGGCGCACGGCAGTCATGGACAGCGTGAGTTCCAATGAAGCTTACGAGATATTGGCGAAGGCCAAAGCTCAGACATGGGACGACCTTGACACCATCATGCTGGCGTCTCGGTCTGGCCTGTGGAGAGCATCTGATCCAGAAGACGTCGCAAAGTGGATCAAAGACCAAGTCGCGCGTTTTGGTGATCTGGGCAATCAATTCCTTCGCGTGTGCCGTTACGCGAAAGCCTGGCGGGACTTCCACTGGGAGATCGGCGGCCCCACCTCCATTTCCTTGATGATCGCGATTGCCCAGAACTTCGAGGGGAAACGGGGTCGCGACGATATCGCTTTCGAGCATGCGGCCAACGCGCTGTCCATTGCGCTGAGTACCGAAATTCGCGAGCCTGGCATTGATGACGGCGTTGAGGACTTTAACCGCCTAGATCAGGAAAAACGTGAGTACGCTTCAAGCAAAGCCCAAGACCTGGCCGCCGCGCTCAAAAGAGCTAAAGGGTGCCAGGAATACCAAAAGCATCTGGCATTGCAGATCACCACTGGCCAGCTGGGTGGGCGAATCCCATCGAATACAGACCTGATCGATGTTGAAAGCGCCACGGAAATTGTGCGCTCAACCGCACCTGCCGTAGTACCTGCCCCTCGTGTCCCAAATACTTCTGCAGGTTGA
- a CDS encoding CBASS cGAMP-activated phospholipase: MSANRFQILALSGGGYRGLYTATILAEIEREIGGPIARHFDLIAGTSIGGILALAIASEIPAQAIVDLFKKHGEAIFTPRTRMPIFKSTFSSDELKKQISEPEMLGTKLLGDCLHPVVIPAINYSTGKPVLFKTPHHESFRRDHQHPMVDIALATSAAPTFFPRHQFQHNQYVDGGLFANAPGLLALHEAETFFDVASSDVHLLSIGTMSSKFTVNPKNNREGGAVDWGGGNPGKAAQRLFGLSISVQESLCDFMLQHKLGSRYMHVDEDLTDDRSKAVALDKADIHAQEVLIGSGLEKAKTCLGKTDFMAFVAHKARPINFYYGNNATRQEPETC; the protein is encoded by the coding sequence ATGTCAGCAAATCGCTTTCAGATTTTGGCACTATCAGGTGGGGGATACAGAGGGCTGTACACGGCCACGATCTTGGCAGAAATAGAGCGCGAGATCGGTGGCCCCATCGCTCGCCATTTCGACCTCATTGCCGGAACGTCCATAGGCGGCATCCTGGCGCTCGCGATTGCATCGGAGATTCCTGCCCAAGCAATCGTAGACCTCTTTAAAAAGCATGGGGAGGCGATCTTCACCCCCCGCACGCGGATGCCCATCTTCAAGTCCACGTTCAGCAGTGACGAGCTAAAAAAACAAATCTCGGAACCTGAAATGCTGGGCACCAAGCTGCTGGGGGATTGCCTTCACCCGGTCGTCATCCCGGCGATCAATTACTCGACTGGCAAGCCAGTACTGTTCAAAACACCGCACCATGAAAGCTTTCGGCGTGACCACCAGCACCCGATGGTGGACATCGCCCTCGCCACGAGCGCTGCCCCAACCTTCTTTCCGCGTCACCAGTTTCAACACAACCAGTACGTCGATGGCGGACTGTTCGCCAACGCCCCCGGCCTACTCGCGCTTCATGAAGCAGAGACCTTTTTCGACGTGGCCAGCTCGGACGTTCATCTTCTGTCCATCGGGACGATGTCATCCAAATTCACTGTTAACCCAAAAAACAATCGTGAAGGCGGTGCCGTGGACTGGGGTGGAGGCAATCCCGGGAAAGCAGCGCAACGACTGTTCGGGTTGTCGATTTCCGTTCAAGAGTCGCTCTGCGATTTCATGCTGCAGCACAAGCTCGGCTCACGCTACATGCATGTAGACGAAGACCTAACAGACGATCGCTCCAAGGCGGTCGCCTTGGACAAAGCGGACATCCACGCGCAGGAAGTGCTCATCGGCTCCGGTCTGGAAAAGGCCAAAACATGCCTCGGAAAAACGGACTTCATGGCGTTCGTTGCGCACAAAGCTCGCCCTATAAATTTTTACTACGGCAACAACGCGACACGCCAGGAGCCTGAAACATGCTGA
- a CDS encoding response regulator transcription factor: MYKIAIIEDSKAVNNALAEFCRQLDQSAEVDQFFDRTSAETGIKQNNYSLIVVDIELPPEKNAGIGLISVNSQYHKSPVIVVSGLDSSVYRSIMYQLDIWDFLEKPIAPDGQMFLAAAMRVLRDRRNSQGAQSEQQAESEEDLFVDHETGKASFKGKPLNIPHTAKIILQKVYKNKGALVTYEELFDLVKSGKNNDAIRQHVKTIRDALKEVGELEGHVEVIRMKGVRWQD, translated from the coding sequence ATGTATAAGATAGCCATTATTGAAGATTCGAAGGCCGTGAATAATGCCCTTGCAGAATTCTGTCGTCAGCTCGATCAGTCAGCAGAAGTTGATCAGTTCTTTGATAGGACATCGGCCGAAACGGGCATCAAACAGAATAATTATTCTTTGATTGTGGTGGACATTGAACTACCGCCCGAAAAAAATGCGGGCATTGGACTTATAAGCGTTAACTCCCAGTATCACAAAAGTCCCGTCATCGTTGTCTCCGGTTTAGACTCATCCGTCTATCGTTCGATCATGTACCAGCTTGATATTTGGGATTTTCTTGAAAAACCCATTGCACCCGATGGTCAAATGTTTTTAGCCGCCGCGATGCGAGTGCTGAGGGACAGGCGAAACTCGCAAGGAGCGCAGAGCGAGCAGCAAGCAGAGTCTGAAGAAGACCTATTCGTAGACCATGAGACGGGCAAAGCGAGTTTCAAAGGAAAGCCTCTGAACATTCCTCATACAGCAAAAATAATATTGCAAAAGGTGTATAAGAATAAAGGTGCACTCGTCACGTACGAAGAGCTGTTTGATTTGGTGAAAAGCGGTAAGAACAATGATGCCATCCGCCAGCATGTGAAAACCATACGCGATGCGTTGAAGGAGGTCGGTGAGTTAGAGGGGCACGTTGAAGTCATCAGGATGAAGGGGGTTCGGTGGCAGGATTAG